The Acomys russatus chromosome 1, mAcoRus1.1, whole genome shotgun sequence genome has a window encoding:
- the Tdrd15 gene encoding tudor domain-containing protein 15 isoform X2 — MSRAHKVEGWNNCHTLSWELHSHLCHKMDSTSLLPTVLDADLTVLHIECLPKDMLVKFQGKNNNYGSTDSIPVFDVKVLLPEFCELPPLAIHCSLAYVSPATDVWRKAAIDYFKKIILNKEILLQVIAKSDDTYMVDIQNIEAPDNINVVSLMLQAGYADSTEVALVSPKSLRDYSVLKLKSEATLGDRNVASAPVKRSKPEKSHSNKLKENISSLCRFLDLNSSFTLFFEPESSQPYKEHVFKPGKLLKVYCSYCHSPGDFSCQLQCKLEDLKLLMEQIQDYYSIYPEPYQNGKVACVAKHSRDGRWYRAAILTQVSEQEVELIFVDYGNQERVLIKDLCAINPHFLALEAQAFRCCLNYLVEPINCKILYWTAEASRDFGNFISSCGGLLTCIVYALVLVHPRCLCNLVDLQSSLTSANEFLLRHGSTHYSILSRPLPFSVSLYSYYYSSFDIKIGNEEDVYISHVYSPKKFYCQLCRNSKDLEMLETRITEMISLKMCSKYEWNRTRLCISKYIEDGLSYRALVKPKESSSTPCVYFVDYGNEQSVEENMLCAISDQFPELLFTPMQAIQCFLSDLRDIDIPGEINRWFEDNFLGKPLKAVILSRESDGQLGIDLYDGYQHINQTIKLLLNIYGERHSEQAWCAEKNQRLNQASSASLKENTERSCCHSAINKTSLKTHSANKTKLMFSQSIYARSLKPSVCYRVKPMPKS, encoded by the exons aaaatggaTTCTACATCTTTATTGCCAACAGTTTTAGATGCAGATCTGACAGTTTTACATATTGAGTGTCTTCCCAAGGATATGCTTGTGAAATTTCAAGGCAAAAATAACA ATTATGGAAGTACTGACTCCATACCGGTTTTTGATGTGAAAGTTCTGCTTCCAGAATTTTGTGAGTTGCCTCCCTTGGCCATACACTGTTCACTTGCATATGTATCTCCAGCAACAGATGTATGGAGAAAGGCAgcaatagattattttaaaaaaatcattttgaacaAAGAAATTTTGCTTCAAGTTATAGCAAAAAGTGATGACACATACATGGTGGATATTCAGAATATTGAAGCCCCTGACAATATCAATGTTGTCTCTCTGATGCTCCAAGCTGGATATGCAGACTCTACAGAGGTAGCATTGGTTTCCCCCAAATCTCTGAGAGACTATTCAGTGCTAAAGTTAAAATCTGAAGCTACACTTGGTGATAGAAATGTAGCCTCTGCCCCTGTCAAAAGATCCAAGCCTGAGAAGTCTCATTCCAATAagctgaaagaaaacatttcatctttGTGCAGGTTCCTGGATTTAAATTCTTCTTTCACCCTGTTTTTTGAACCCGAGTCATCACAGCCTTACAAGGAACATGTGTTCAAACCAGGAAAACTTCTCAAAGTCTACTGTTCTTACTGCCACAGCCCAGGTGACTTTTCATGCCAGCTTCAGTGTAAGTTAGAAGATTTAAAACTACTGATGGAACAAATCCAAGATTATTATAGCATCTACCCAGAGCCATATCAGAATGGGAAAGTAGCATGTGTTGCTAAGCATTCCAGAGATGGCAGGTGGTACAGGGCTGCCATCTTGACTCAAGTATCAGAGCAAGAAGTTGAACTAATATTTGTTGACTATGGCAATCAAGAACGAGTCCTCATTAAAGATCTTTGTGCTATCAACCCACATTTTCTTGCATTAGAAGCCCAGGCTTTCAGATGCTGTCTCAACTATTTAGTTGAGCCCATTAATTGTAAAATACTATACTGGACAGCAGAAGCATCCAGAGACTTTGgaaatttcatttcttcatgtgGAGGCTTACTTACCTGTATCGTGTATGCTTTAGTTCTTGTGCACCCTAGATGCTTATGTAACTTAGTGGATTTACAATCATCACTTACCAGTGCAAATGAATTCCTTCTTCGCCATGGCTCCACCCACTACAGCATCTTATCAAGGCCACTCCCATTCTCAGTTAGTCTTTACAGTTACTATTACTCTTCCTTTGATATAAAGATTGGAAATGAAGAAGATGTGTACATATCTCATGTGTATAGTCCTAAGAAGTTCTATTGCCAGCTTTGTAGGAACAGTAAAGATTTAGAGATGCTGGAGACAAGAATCACGGAAATGATTAGCCTCAAAATGTGTTCCAAGTATGAGTGGAACAGAACGAGACTGTGCATCTCTAAATACATAGAGGATGGGCTCTCATACAGAGCCTTGGTGAAGCCAAAAGAGTCCTCATCTACtccttgtgtttattttgtggaCTACGGGAATGAGCAGTCGGTAGAAGAAAACATGTTGTGTGCCATTTCTGATCAATTTCCAGAGCTGCTATTTACACCTATGCAAGCAATTCAGTGTTTTCTGTCAGATCTTAGAGACATTGATATTCCAGGAGAAATCAATAGATGGTTTGAAGACAATTTCTTAGGGAAACCATTAAAAGCTGTAATACTGTCTAGGGAatcagatgggcagcttggtatAGACTTATATGATGGGTATCAACATATAAATCAGACAATAAAATTGCTACTTAATATTTATGGAGAAAGACATTCTGAGCAAGCATGGTGTGCGGAAAAGAATCAGAGGTTAAATCAGGCATCCTCTGCTTctctgaaagaaaacacagaaagaagctGTTGCCACAGTGCAATAAATAAAACTAGCCTCAAAACACAttctgcaaacaaaacaaaattgatgTTTTCCCAAAGCATATATGCCAGAAGTTTGAAACCATCAGTTTGTTATAGAGTTAAGCCCATGCCAAAAAGCTAA
- the Tdrd15 gene encoding tudor domain-containing protein 15 isoform X1 — protein sequence MSRAHKVEGWNNCHTLSWELHSHLCHKMDSTSLLPTVLDADLTVLHIECLPKDMLVKFQGKNNSECQFDYHILQREIQYVPKVRSNMAVDDFCLVEERVTGEWQRGRVVGKQNEVYTVLLIDRGEELSVDGTRVASACRKLFELPPRVISGIFANILPLGEKWSPRALNYFRSLVGIQLKGNMQTILPLQMFLLEAPKVISGVLELQLGRFIDKDTFRLIVEILKENPQPMPDLLQHKRPEFSLSTNNGTSLDVHSVLDNFQPSLPVGSLDSVKVSCALSPSKFYCQLLKRIPELEDLTECMNLHYNTVSHETGPTCDNFGLLCVAKGTNGWWQRGVLQELLPDNQVRIWFMDYGSSEAIPSVHVKKLKQDFIFAPLFSFPCSLTCLHSPDQEERKWQLTIFKQALLGHIVYAHIDWFSENEHLYYVTLQSPESAVNSQCLLQGTQICCPAFESNFTNALSKAGTYGTDSFAVDSFIGNVEQSVGGLNVKDKLKASFPIRTVKMEVESMYVAFVVNVLDPSNFWVRINKHQNKFQDIMKTINRFYNASENDDLTLRNPEPGLFCCARYSKDRCFYRAIITEMSDYQINVYLLDYGSTDSIPVFDVKVLLPEFCELPPLAIHCSLAYVSPATDVWRKAAIDYFKKIILNKEILLQVIAKSDDTYMVDIQNIEAPDNINVVSLMLQAGYADSTEVALVSPKSLRDYSVLKLKSEATLGDRNVASAPVKRSKPEKSHSNKLKENISSLCRFLDLNSSFTLFFEPESSQPYKEHVFKPGKLLKVYCSYCHSPGDFSCQLQCKLEDLKLLMEQIQDYYSIYPEPYQNGKVACVAKHSRDGRWYRAAILTQVSEQEVELIFVDYGNQERVLIKDLCAINPHFLALEAQAFRCCLNYLVEPINCKILYWTAEASRDFGNFISSCGGLLTCIVYALVLVHPRCLCNLVDLQSSLTSANEFLLRHGSTHYSILSRPLPFSVSLYSYYYSSFDIKIGNEEDVYISHVYSPKKFYCQLCRNSKDLEMLETRITEMISLKMCSKYEWNRTRLCISKYIEDGLSYRALVKPKESSSTPCVYFVDYGNEQSVEENMLCAISDQFPELLFTPMQAIQCFLSDLRDIDIPGEINRWFEDNFLGKPLKAVILSRESDGQLGIDLYDGYQHINQTIKLLLNIYGERHSEQAWCAEKNQRLNQASSASLKENTERSCCHSAINKTSLKTHSANKTKLMFSQSIYARSLKPSVCYRVKPMPKS from the coding sequence aaaatggaTTCTACATCTTTATTGCCAACAGTTTTAGATGCAGATCTGACAGTTTTACATATTGAGTGTCTTCCCAAGGATATGCTTGTGAAATTTCAAGGCAAAAATAACAGTGAGTGTCAGTTTGACTATCACATATTGCAGAGGGAAATACAGTATGTGCCCAAAGTGAGGAGTAACATGGCTGTTGATGACTTCTGCCTGGTGGAGGAAAGAGTGACTGGAGAATGGCAGAGAGGAAGAGTCGTGGGAAAGCAGAATGAAGTCTACACAGTGCTGCTCATTGACCGAGGAGAAGAACTGAGCGTGGATGGTACTAGGGTAGCCTCTGCTTGCAGAAAGTTATTTGAGCTCCCGCCCAGAGTCATATCTGGCATTTTTGCCAACATACTCCCACTTGGAGAGAAGTGGTCTCCCAGAGCTTTGAATTATTTCAGGTCACTAGTAGGAATACAGTTGAAAGGCAATATGCAAACAATTTTGCCTCTTCAAATGTTTCTTCTCGAGGCACCCAAAGTAATATCTGGTGTTCTTGAACTACAATTAGGAAGATTTATTGATAAGGATACATTTCGTCTTATTGTGGAAATATTAAAGGAAAACCCCCAGCCAATGCCAGACTTACTGCAACATAAAAGACCTGAGTTTTCATTAAGTACGAATAATGGTACTTCCCTTGATGTTCACAGTGTCCTAGATAACTTCCAGCCATCCTTGCCGGTGGGAAGTTTGGACAGCGTCAAAGTGTCATGTGCACTGAGCCCCAGTAAATTTTATTGTCAACTACTTAAGCGGATTCCAGAGCTAGAAGACTTGACCGAGTGTATGAATCTGCATTACAACACAGTCAGTCACGAGACTGGCCCCACCTGTGATAATTTTGGACTCCTGTGTGTTGCTAAAGGGACAAATGGGTGGTGGCAAAGAGGAGTCCTCCAGGAGCTCCTGCCTGATAATCAGGTGAGAATTTGGTTCATGGATTATGGTAGCAGTGAGGCCATCCCCTCTGTTCATGTGAAGAAACTGAAACAGGATTTTATTTTTGCACCgttgttttcatttccatgtTCTCTGACATGTTTACACAGTCCggaccaagaagaaagaaagtggcAACTGACTATATTTAAGCAAGCCCTTTTAGGACACATAGTATATGCCCACATTGATTGGTTCAGTGAGAATGAACATTTGTATTATGTGACTTTGCAGTCTCCAGAATCTGCAGTTAATTCTCAGTGTCTGCTGCAGGGCACACAAATATGCTGTCCTGCATTTGAGTCAAATTTTACCAATGCcttgagcaaggcaggcacttaTGGGACAGACAGCTTTGCAGTGGATAGTTTTATTGGAAACGTTGAGCAGTCAGTGGGTGGACTAAATGTAAAGGATAAATTAAAAGCAAGTTTTCCAATTAGAACTGTAAAAATGGAGGTAGAATCTATGTACGTAGCATTTGTAGTGAATGTGTTGGACCCATCAAATTTCTGGGTTCGCATTAATAAACATCAGAACAAATTTCAAGATATAATGAAAACTATAAATCGGTTTTATAATGCGTCTGAAAATGATGACCTAACTCTGAGAAACCCTGAACCTGGACTATTCTGTTGTGCCAGATATAGCAAGGATAGATGTTTCTACCGAGCCATCATCACAGAAATGAGTGATTATCAAATTAACGTTTACCTCCTAGATTATGGAAGTACTGACTCCATACCGGTTTTTGATGTGAAAGTTCTGCTTCCAGAATTTTGTGAGTTGCCTCCCTTGGCCATACACTGTTCACTTGCATATGTATCTCCAGCAACAGATGTATGGAGAAAGGCAgcaatagattattttaaaaaaatcattttgaacaAAGAAATTTTGCTTCAAGTTATAGCAAAAAGTGATGACACATACATGGTGGATATTCAGAATATTGAAGCCCCTGACAATATCAATGTTGTCTCTCTGATGCTCCAAGCTGGATATGCAGACTCTACAGAGGTAGCATTGGTTTCCCCCAAATCTCTGAGAGACTATTCAGTGCTAAAGTTAAAATCTGAAGCTACACTTGGTGATAGAAATGTAGCCTCTGCCCCTGTCAAAAGATCCAAGCCTGAGAAGTCTCATTCCAATAagctgaaagaaaacatttcatctttGTGCAGGTTCCTGGATTTAAATTCTTCTTTCACCCTGTTTTTTGAACCCGAGTCATCACAGCCTTACAAGGAACATGTGTTCAAACCAGGAAAACTTCTCAAAGTCTACTGTTCTTACTGCCACAGCCCAGGTGACTTTTCATGCCAGCTTCAGTGTAAGTTAGAAGATTTAAAACTACTGATGGAACAAATCCAAGATTATTATAGCATCTACCCAGAGCCATATCAGAATGGGAAAGTAGCATGTGTTGCTAAGCATTCCAGAGATGGCAGGTGGTACAGGGCTGCCATCTTGACTCAAGTATCAGAGCAAGAAGTTGAACTAATATTTGTTGACTATGGCAATCAAGAACGAGTCCTCATTAAAGATCTTTGTGCTATCAACCCACATTTTCTTGCATTAGAAGCCCAGGCTTTCAGATGCTGTCTCAACTATTTAGTTGAGCCCATTAATTGTAAAATACTATACTGGACAGCAGAAGCATCCAGAGACTTTGgaaatttcatttcttcatgtgGAGGCTTACTTACCTGTATCGTGTATGCTTTAGTTCTTGTGCACCCTAGATGCTTATGTAACTTAGTGGATTTACAATCATCACTTACCAGTGCAAATGAATTCCTTCTTCGCCATGGCTCCACCCACTACAGCATCTTATCAAGGCCACTCCCATTCTCAGTTAGTCTTTACAGTTACTATTACTCTTCCTTTGATATAAAGATTGGAAATGAAGAAGATGTGTACATATCTCATGTGTATAGTCCTAAGAAGTTCTATTGCCAGCTTTGTAGGAACAGTAAAGATTTAGAGATGCTGGAGACAAGAATCACGGAAATGATTAGCCTCAAAATGTGTTCCAAGTATGAGTGGAACAGAACGAGACTGTGCATCTCTAAATACATAGAGGATGGGCTCTCATACAGAGCCTTGGTGAAGCCAAAAGAGTCCTCATCTACtccttgtgtttattttgtggaCTACGGGAATGAGCAGTCGGTAGAAGAAAACATGTTGTGTGCCATTTCTGATCAATTTCCAGAGCTGCTATTTACACCTATGCAAGCAATTCAGTGTTTTCTGTCAGATCTTAGAGACATTGATATTCCAGGAGAAATCAATAGATGGTTTGAAGACAATTTCTTAGGGAAACCATTAAAAGCTGTAATACTGTCTAGGGAatcagatgggcagcttggtatAGACTTATATGATGGGTATCAACATATAAATCAGACAATAAAATTGCTACTTAATATTTATGGAGAAAGACATTCTGAGCAAGCATGGTGTGCGGAAAAGAATCAGAGGTTAAATCAGGCATCCTCTGCTTctctgaaagaaaacacagaaagaagctGTTGCCACAGTGCAATAAATAAAACTAGCCTCAAAACACAttctgcaaacaaaacaaaattgatgTTTTCCCAAAGCATATATGCCAGAAGTTTGAAACCATCAGTTTGTTATAGAGTTAAGCCCATGCCAAAAAGCTAA
- the Tdrd15 gene encoding tudor domain-containing protein 15 isoform X3, whose protein sequence is MSRAHKVEGWNNCHTLSWELHSHLCHKMDSTSLLPTVLDADLTVLHIECLPKDMLVKFQGKNNSECQFDYHILQREIQYVPKVRSNMAVDDFCLVEERVTGEWQRGRVVGKQNEVYTVLLIDRGEELSVDGTRVASACRKLFELPPRVISGIFANILPLGEKWSPRALNYFRSLVGIQLKGNMQTILPLQMFLLEAPKVISGVLELQLGRFIDKDTFRLIVEILKENPQPMPDLLQHKRPEFSLSTNNGTSLDVHSVLDNFQPSLPVGSLDSVKVSCALSPSKFYCQLLKRIPELEDLTECMNLHYNTVSHETGPTCDNFGLLCVAKGTNGWWQRGVLQELLPDNQVRIWFMDYGSSEAIPSVHVKKLKQDFIFAPLFSFPCSLTCLHSPDQEERKWQLTIFKQALLGHIVYAHIDWFSENEHLYYVTLQSPESAVNSQCLLQGTQICCPAFESNFTNALSKAGTYGTDSFAVDSFIGNVEQSVGGLNVKDKLKASFPIRTVKMEVESMYVAFVVNVLDPSNFWVRINKHQNKFQDIMKTINRFYNASENDDLTLRNPEPGLFCCARYSKDRCFYRAIITEMSDYQINVYLLDYGSTDSIPVFDVKVLLPEFCSWI, encoded by the exons aaaatggaTTCTACATCTTTATTGCCAACAGTTTTAGATGCAGATCTGACAGTTTTACATATTGAGTGTCTTCCCAAGGATATGCTTGTGAAATTTCAAGGCAAAAATAACAGTGAGTGTCAGTTTGACTATCACATATTGCAGAGGGAAATACAGTATGTGCCCAAAGTGAGGAGTAACATGGCTGTTGATGACTTCTGCCTGGTGGAGGAAAGAGTGACTGGAGAATGGCAGAGAGGAAGAGTCGTGGGAAAGCAGAATGAAGTCTACACAGTGCTGCTCATTGACCGAGGAGAAGAACTGAGCGTGGATGGTACTAGGGTAGCCTCTGCTTGCAGAAAGTTATTTGAGCTCCCGCCCAGAGTCATATCTGGCATTTTTGCCAACATACTCCCACTTGGAGAGAAGTGGTCTCCCAGAGCTTTGAATTATTTCAGGTCACTAGTAGGAATACAGTTGAAAGGCAATATGCAAACAATTTTGCCTCTTCAAATGTTTCTTCTCGAGGCACCCAAAGTAATATCTGGTGTTCTTGAACTACAATTAGGAAGATTTATTGATAAGGATACATTTCGTCTTATTGTGGAAATATTAAAGGAAAACCCCCAGCCAATGCCAGACTTACTGCAACATAAAAGACCTGAGTTTTCATTAAGTACGAATAATGGTACTTCCCTTGATGTTCACAGTGTCCTAGATAACTTCCAGCCATCCTTGCCGGTGGGAAGTTTGGACAGCGTCAAAGTGTCATGTGCACTGAGCCCCAGTAAATTTTATTGTCAACTACTTAAGCGGATTCCAGAGCTAGAAGACTTGACCGAGTGTATGAATCTGCATTACAACACAGTCAGTCACGAGACTGGCCCCACCTGTGATAATTTTGGACTCCTGTGTGTTGCTAAAGGGACAAATGGGTGGTGGCAAAGAGGAGTCCTCCAGGAGCTCCTGCCTGATAATCAGGTGAGAATTTGGTTCATGGATTATGGTAGCAGTGAGGCCATCCCCTCTGTTCATGTGAAGAAACTGAAACAGGATTTTATTTTTGCACCgttgttttcatttccatgtTCTCTGACATGTTTACACAGTCCggaccaagaagaaagaaagtggcAACTGACTATATTTAAGCAAGCCCTTTTAGGACACATAGTATATGCCCACATTGATTGGTTCAGTGAGAATGAACATTTGTATTATGTGACTTTGCAGTCTCCAGAATCTGCAGTTAATTCTCAGTGTCTGCTGCAGGGCACACAAATATGCTGTCCTGCATTTGAGTCAAATTTTACCAATGCcttgagcaaggcaggcacttaTGGGACAGACAGCTTTGCAGTGGATAGTTTTATTGGAAACGTTGAGCAGTCAGTGGGTGGACTAAATGTAAAGGATAAATTAAAAGCAAGTTTTCCAATTAGAACTGTAAAAATGGAGGTAGAATCTATGTACGTAGCATTTGTAGTGAATGTGTTGGACCCATCAAATTTCTGGGTTCGCATTAATAAACATCAGAACAAATTTCAAGATATAATGAAAACTATAAATCGGTTTTATAATGCGTCTGAAAATGATGACCTAACTCTGAGAAACCCTGAACCTGGACTATTCTGTTGTGCCAGATATAGCAAGGATAGATGTTTCTACCGAGCCATCATCACAGAAATGAGTGATTATCAAATTAACGTTTACCTCCTAGATTATGGAAGTACTGACTCCATACCGGTTTTTGATGTGAAAGTTCTGCTTCCAGAATTTT GTTCCTGGATTTAA